One segment of Candidatus Margulisiibacteriota bacterium DNA contains the following:
- a CDS encoding site-specific DNA-methyltransferase: protein MEVKNLLRDTEPKMRANRFYNEDCIEGCIKHIKSNSIDLIVTDPPYGIEGHTLHKHYNRKEEYVLDGYIEVPKADYGRFSEQWIGQAERILRPGGSMYIVSGYTNLNDILSALKKTKLKEINHIIWKFNFGVHTTKKFVSSHYHILFYCKPGGVRTFNTYSRFGSTEKDEKQGSLNYQDREDVWIINREYKPGMIKNKNELPKKLLIKMIQYSSVEGDIICDLFLGGFSTAKVAIGLNRFAVGFEKSKKSFDYQIKTLKQVIPGSLLADLRIPKQDSIVNKGKAWSEMEMERLFKRYEDLYKSSNLKKQSIELLCKEFKRGYFSILNVLEKAERSKSSPEKQQQLFDLRSQEQ, encoded by the coding sequence ATGGAGGTAAAAAACTTGTTGCGAGATACAGAACCTAAAATGAGAGCAAATAGATTCTATAACGAAGATTGCATTGAAGGATGTATTAAGCACATAAAAAGTAATTCAATTGATCTAATAGTGACCGATCCGCCATATGGGATAGAAGGTCATACTTTACATAAGCATTACAACAGGAAAGAAGAATATGTGTTGGATGGTTATATTGAAGTGCCAAAAGCTGATTATGGGCGATTTAGTGAGCAATGGATTGGGCAAGCAGAAAGAATCCTCAGACCAGGAGGAAGTATGTATATTGTGTCTGGTTATACAAACTTGAATGATATACTGAGCGCCTTAAAAAAGACCAAACTAAAAGAGATAAATCATATTATTTGGAAATTTAATTTTGGTGTTCATACGACTAAAAAATTTGTTTCTTCGCATTATCACATCCTTTTTTATTGCAAACCTGGCGGCGTTCGGACTTTTAACACATATTCAAGATTCGGTTCTACGGAGAAGGATGAAAAGCAAGGTAGCCTAAATTATCAGGACAGGGAGGATGTCTGGATTATTAATAGGGAATACAAACCAGGAATGATCAAGAATAAGAACGAATTGCCCAAAAAATTACTAATCAAAATGATTCAATATAGCAGTGTTGAGGGAGATATTATTTGCGATTTATTTTTGGGGGGATTTTCAACAGCCAAAGTGGCGATAGGGCTTAACAGGTTTGCAGTTGGCTTTGAAAAAAGCAAAAAGAGTTTTGACTATCAAATAAAAACCCTCAAACAAGTAATCCCCGGATCTTTATTGGCTGATTTAAGAATTCCTAAACAAGATTCTATTGTTAACAAGGGGAAAGCCTGGAGCGAGATGGAGATGGAACGCCTATTCAAAAGGTATGAGGATCTCTATAAGAGTTCAAACCTTAAGAAACAGTCCATAGAGTTGCTTTGTAAGGAATTTAAAAGAGGTTATTTCTCGATCCTAAATGTATTGGAAAAAGCAGAAAGAAGTAAATCAAGTCCAGAAAAACAACAGCAATTATTTGATTTAAGAAGTCAAGAACAATGA
- a CDS encoding Fic family protein yields MFKPRYRISPRLLENIKKITGLITLLNSRTVPNVVKMAMEKEARELSAHSSTSIEGNPLPLTEVKRILKHAPENIRDTEREVINYNRALEGLDRKLKTGKIVMSVKAVLEIQKEITKGLIDKHNCGRLRSGHVFVNDPRTGRTVFWPPDPKDAALLLEELVDFIRKEHGKTDPLVLAGLFHKQFVMIHPFMDGNGRTARLATKALLASMGLDTFSLFSFENYYNRNVGRYFEKVGEKGNYYDIKGRTDFTLWLEYFTDGIIDELLRVGKEMEAVAVSPDTELRPQEKLLVGRIKKGGYITDRTYSGLVKRAKATRNKDFNRLIDMGIIEKKGKGKATYYKLKGK; encoded by the coding sequence ATGTTCAAGCCCAGATACAGGATAAGCCCGAGACTTCTTGAAAATATAAAGAAAATAACCGGATTGATCACGCTTTTAAACAGCAGGACCGTTCCTAATGTAGTTAAAATGGCGATGGAAAAAGAGGCGAGGGAGCTATCGGCCCACTCATCGACGAGCATAGAAGGCAACCCTCTGCCGCTAACCGAGGTAAAAAGGATACTCAAGCATGCCCCGGAAAACATAAGGGACACCGAGAGGGAGGTCATAAACTACAACAGGGCGCTCGAGGGTCTTGACCGGAAGCTGAAAACCGGCAAGATCGTCATGAGCGTTAAGGCAGTGCTGGAGATCCAGAAAGAGATCACAAAGGGTCTCATAGACAAGCACAATTGCGGCAGGCTGCGCTCAGGGCATGTGTTCGTGAACGATCCCCGGACAGGCAGGACAGTATTCTGGCCGCCTGATCCCAAGGACGCGGCTTTGCTGCTCGAAGAGTTGGTCGATTTCATCAGAAAAGAGCACGGAAAGACCGATCCCCTGGTACTGGCGGGACTTTTCCATAAGCAGTTCGTAATGATACATCCTTTCATGGACGGGAACGGCAGGACAGCCAGGCTGGCGACAAAAGCGCTCCTGGCTTCAATGGGGCTCGATACTTTCAGCCTTTTCAGCTTTGAGAACTACTATAACAGGAATGTCGGAAGATACTTTGAGAAGGTCGGCGAGAAGGGCAATTATTACGATATCAAAGGCAGAACAGATTTCACGCTCTGGCTCGAATACTTTACTGACGGGATTATAGACGAATTGCTGCGGGTGGGCAAGGAGATGGAGGCGGTAGCTGTTTCGCCAGATACTGAGCTGCGGCCCCAAGAAAAACTGCTTGTGGGACGCATCAAAAAAGGCGGATACATAACGGACAGGACCTATTCGGGTCTTGTTAAGAGGGCAAAAGCAACGCGGAACAAGGACTTTAACCGGCTTATCGATATGGGGATCATTGAGAAGAAGGGCAAAGGCAAGGCTACATATTATAAGTTAAAGGGGAAATAA
- the rsgA gene encoding ribosome small subunit-dependent GTPase A: MQQNTAKTKTARVIAQYRGRYRVLFNEKELWAEVTGKIIYAALSQLDFPVVGDLVDIIELGDDNAVIQGILPRKSLLKRKAAGKDQFQPIAANVDTAFIVQALDRDFNLNRFERYFTIVKAGGIKPLIVLNKTDLISKVELEEKISLIKDRFQNIDVVAASAEAKDGIDGLLKALKKGELHCFVGSSGVGKSSLINKLLGKEVLKTIEISASTKKGKHTTTHRELFALKDGSMVIDNPGMREVGVGDSLQAVSDVFSEIAELAPACKFTDCTHQHEAGCAVLSALKEGQLSQEQYSNYIKLKKESAHYAMSGLEKRQKDKRFGKMVKTVKQIKGIK; this comes from the coding sequence ATGCAGCAAAATACGGCCAAAACAAAAACAGCCAGAGTTATTGCCCAATACCGCGGCAGATACAGGGTCTTGTTTAATGAGAAGGAATTATGGGCCGAGGTAACGGGCAAGATCATTTACGCGGCTCTGTCGCAGCTTGACTTTCCGGTGGTGGGGGATCTGGTGGATATTATAGAGCTTGGAGATGATAACGCGGTAATCCAGGGTATCTTGCCCAGAAAAAGCCTCTTAAAGAGAAAAGCCGCGGGAAAAGACCAATTCCAGCCGATAGCGGCAAATGTTGACACTGCCTTTATTGTTCAGGCTCTTGACCGTGATTTTAATCTGAACCGGTTCGAGAGGTATTTTACTATCGTTAAAGCGGGAGGCATCAAACCTTTGATCGTTCTGAACAAGACGGACCTGATATCAAAAGTAGAGCTGGAAGAAAAGATCTCCCTTATCAAAGATAGATTTCAAAACATAGATGTTGTAGCGGCCAGCGCTGAAGCTAAAGACGGAATAGACGGCCTGCTTAAAGCTCTCAAAAAAGGGGAGCTGCATTGTTTTGTAGGCTCTTCGGGAGTGGGCAAATCCTCTCTCATCAACAAATTGCTGGGAAAAGAGGTCCTTAAGACGATAGAGATCAGCGCATCCACAAAAAAGGGTAAGCACACCACTACTCACCGCGAATTGTTCGCCTTAAAGGACGGCAGTATGGTGATAGATAATCCGGGCATGAGGGAGGTTGGCGTCGGAGATTCTTTGCAGGCGGTTTCTGATGTCTTTAGCGAGATAGCGGAGCTGGCGCCCGCCTGCAAATTTACCGATTGCACCCATCAACATGAAGCAGGCTGCGCGGTCTTGTCTGCTCTTAAGGAAGGGCAATTAAGTCAAGAGCAGTATTCAAACTATATCAAGCTAAAGAAAGAATCGGCACACTATGCCATGTCGGGACTGGAAAAGAGGCAAAAGGACAAACGGTTCGGCAAAATGGTAAAGACCGTAAAACAGATCAAAGGGATAAAATAA
- a CDS encoding carbohydrate porin gives MRIKRRAGIFLAAALFFLAQYAGADTAILKSISNGAFGFEGYMRSGSGSNLYGGKMQAFQAPGALSKYRLGNEQETYLETVFTNTGAHTGPKDVRTKLQVRLAYKTQQNQTEDNYISGPPSPSSIGTIVFDKVCLREAFGTMDNFIEGMPNAKVWAGQRFYRLPQLEINDFWWSDMSGYGGGFEDVEAGIGKFNIAYIGYSANDLTLQTDNGRYLKSNLHLMLKDIGKGRNKAAVWINGGNMAGGTSGTSVYPTLTGIDLGVMLNAGDEKNGNQMSLQYGRGINTSLSAAAAIPPTGAENGIWTVRFTNMMNKKINDVLSYQVVEVLQVWRRDNDTSADKNWASFGIRPVIGLSKNLALELEPGIDYVYDPSNNYDTSLFKMTASLRLAPSPEFAAHPRFRLFATYAAWGNGFVNQGIGGPAFNDKSHGLNAGLQCEHWW, from the coding sequence ATGAGAATAAAACGGAGAGCCGGCATTTTTCTGGCCGCGGCATTATTTTTTCTGGCGCAGTATGCCGGAGCAGACACTGCTATCTTAAAGAGCATCTCGAACGGCGCCTTTGGTTTTGAAGGCTATATGAGGAGCGGCAGCGGCTCCAACCTCTACGGTGGCAAAATGCAGGCTTTTCAGGCCCCGGGAGCTCTTTCCAAGTACAGGCTGGGCAACGAACAGGAGACCTATCTTGAAACGGTCTTTACGAACACCGGGGCGCACACGGGGCCAAAGGATGTCAGGACAAAACTCCAGGTGCGCCTTGCCTACAAGACCCAGCAGAACCAGACCGAGGACAACTACATAAGCGGGCCGCCTTCTCCCAGTTCCATCGGCACGATAGTGTTTGACAAGGTCTGCCTGAGAGAGGCCTTTGGCACGATGGACAATTTTATAGAAGGCATGCCCAATGCCAAGGTGTGGGCGGGACAAAGATTTTACCGCCTTCCGCAGCTGGAGATAAATGATTTTTGGTGGTCGGACATGAGCGGCTACGGCGGCGGCTTTGAGGATGTTGAGGCGGGCATCGGCAAATTCAATATCGCCTACATTGGTTACTCGGCCAATGATCTGACGCTGCAAACGGACAACGGAAGGTATCTTAAGAGCAACCTTCATCTGATGCTCAAAGATATCGGAAAGGGCAGGAATAAGGCAGCGGTGTGGATAAACGGGGGAAACATGGCCGGCGGGACCTCGGGGACCAGTGTTTATCCAACTCTTACCGGAATTGACCTTGGCGTCATGCTGAATGCCGGGGACGAAAAGAACGGCAACCAGATGTCCCTTCAGTACGGCAGAGGCATAAACACCTCGCTGTCGGCCGCTGCCGCAATTCCTCCAACGGGAGCCGAGAACGGAATCTGGACGGTGCGCTTTACCAACATGATGAACAAAAAGATAAATGATGTCCTCTCTTACCAGGTGGTTGAAGTGCTGCAGGTCTGGAGGCGAGACAACGATACCTCTGCCGACAAGAACTGGGCCAGTTTTGGCATAAGGCCGGTGATAGGGCTGTCAAAAAACCTGGCGCTGGAACTTGAGCCGGGCATAGACTATGTGTATGATCCGTCAAACAACTATGACACCAGTTTGTTCAAGATGACGGCTTCTCTTAGGCTTGCGCCAAGCCCGGAATTTGCTGCCCATCCGCGCTTTAGGCTGTTCGCGACTTATGCTGCCTGGGGCAACGGCTTTGTAAATCAGGGCATAGGCGGGCCTGCTTTTAATGATAAGAGCCACGGGCTTAACGCCGGGTTGCAGTGCGAGCACTGGTGGTAA
- a CDS encoding alpha/beta hydrolase gives MADIKLGNMKMYYEVCGKGEPLLLIAGLASDSSSWGGVIKDLSSNFTTVIFDNRGSGRSSKPEEPYTIEDMAVDCIKLLDTLKIEKCHVLGHSMGGYIGQVLAAQYPERVDRLILEDTSFVSSKRNNELYKGFLNELEKGSSSEAIVRGWVPWLFSPKTVSGTSFIESFVKAASEYPYLQTAKGFAGQIGAIASFAGKNAAASIKSNTLVLAGAQDALITPQEAEALARLILGSRFSVLDGAGHALHIERPKEFVREVTGFILGSVATSPKTP, from the coding sequence ATGGCGGATATCAAGCTCGGGAACATGAAAATGTATTATGAGGTTTGCGGAAAAGGCGAACCTCTCTTGCTTATTGCCGGTCTTGCCTCCGACTCCTCAAGCTGGGGAGGCGTAATAAAAGACCTTTCCTCAAATTTTACAACAGTGATATTTGACAACCGCGGCAGCGGAAGGAGCAGCAAGCCGGAAGAACCTTACACGATAGAGGACATGGCCGTCGACTGCATAAAACTTCTCGACACGCTGAAGATAGAGAAATGCCATGTGCTGGGACATTCCATGGGAGGATACATCGGGCAGGTTTTGGCAGCGCAGTATCCGGAAAGGGTTGACAGACTGATCCTCGAGGACACTTCATTTGTTTCTTCAAAAAGGAACAACGAGCTGTATAAGGGATTCCTCAATGAGCTTGAAAAAGGGAGCAGCAGCGAAGCCATAGTCCGCGGCTGGGTCCCGTGGCTGTTCTCGCCTAAAACGGTAAGCGGCACATCTTTTATAGAATCTTTTGTTAAAGCGGCCTCGGAATATCCTTATTTGCAGACGGCCAAAGGTTTTGCCGGGCAGATAGGTGCGATAGCTTCTTTTGCCGGAAAAAATGCTGCTGCTTCCATAAAATCAAATACTCTGGTGCTTGCAGGAGCTCAGGATGCTCTTATAACCCCGCAGGAAGCGGAAGCACTTGCAAGACTCATTCTGGGGAGCAGGTTTTCAGTTTTGGACGGGGCAGGGCATGCTCTGCATATTGAGAGGCCGAAAGAGTTTGTAAGGGAGGTGACCGGGTTTATCTTAGGATCGGTTGCTACAAGTCCTAAAACTCCTTGA
- a CDS encoding MscL family protein, which produces MKGFLDFIREQGVVGLAVGFILGGAVSKLVTAIITDIINPILGLALGMTAGLKEASLDIGSARILYGDLISVFIDFTVIAFVVYFGVKLLKFDKLDKKKDA; this is translated from the coding sequence ATGAAAGGCTTTCTGGACTTTATTAGGGAGCAGGGGGTTGTGGGGCTGGCGGTCGGGTTCATTCTGGGCGGGGCGGTTTCCAAGCTGGTAACGGCGATAATCACGGACATTATCAATCCAATACTTGGGCTTGCGCTTGGAATGACAGCCGGGCTCAAAGAGGCATCCCTTGACATTGGTTCTGCCAGGATCCTCTACGGCGACCTTATCAGCGTGTTCATAGACTTCACGGTGATAGCCTTTGTGGTCTACTTTGGGGTAAAACTCCTCAAATTTGACAAACTCGACAAAAAGAAAGACGCCTGA
- a CDS encoding efflux RND transporter periplasmic adaptor subunit, with the protein MNKKLLIGVILLAAVIAAGYFAFFAQRYMKSGIYGSGTIEVTEVVVSSKVTGRIIQLNIDEGSDVASNEVLAEVEKQDYQASLDSAKAKYALAKSEYQRNKSAYADNSISADQLDTARHNFEAASAALTLAQNQLSYTTITAPVKGSILSKAVETGELVVPGSPIATMANLDEVKLYLYVGEKVVGKLKLGMPVEVTVDSLPRKKFTGKVSYISNKEEFTPKPIQTQEERTTYVYKIKVLIPNGDHDLKPGMPADGKFICN; encoded by the coding sequence ATGAACAAAAAGTTATTGATCGGGGTCATCCTGCTTGCGGCCGTTATCGCTGCCGGATATTTTGCGTTCTTTGCCCAGAGGTACATGAAAAGCGGCATCTACGGCAGCGGCACTATAGAGGTGACCGAAGTCGTTGTAAGCAGCAAGGTGACCGGGCGCATAATACAGTTGAATATCGACGAGGGCTCGGATGTTGCCTCAAATGAGGTCCTGGCAGAGGTGGAAAAGCAGGATTATCAGGCCTCCCTTGACAGCGCCAAGGCCAAATACGCTCTTGCAAAAAGCGAGTACCAGCGCAACAAAAGCGCCTATGCCGACAATTCGATAAGCGCCGACCAGCTTGACACAGCAAGGCACAATTTTGAGGCCGCTTCCGCCGCGCTTACCCTGGCCCAGAACCAGCTCTCCTATACCACCATAACCGCCCCCGTCAAAGGCTCCATCCTGTCCAAGGCTGTAGAAACCGGTGAACTTGTGGTACCGGGCTCTCCTATTGCCACAATGGCCAATCTTGACGAGGTTAAACTGTATCTATATGTAGGCGAAAAGGTCGTGGGCAAACTTAAGCTGGGAATGCCGGTTGAAGTGACCGTTGATTCCCTGCCAAGAAAGAAATTCACGGGAAAAGTCTCCTACATCTCCAACAAGGAAGAATTTACTCCCAAGCCCATCCAGACCCAGGAAGAGCGCACGACATATGTATATAAGATAAAAGTCTTGATCCCCAATGGCGACCATGACCTTAAGCCCGGCATGCCTGCCGACGGCAAGTTCATATGCAACTAG
- a CDS encoding ABC transporter ATP-binding protein — MQLAIETKKLTKKFGDNIAVNELDLEIRKGEIFGLVGPDGAGKSTTMRLISTAMTPTSGKAVVLGFDTSEKEEEIRERVGYMPQRFALYGELTVDENINFFAEIYGVPKAELETKKKELLEFTGMSKFAARRGRNLSGGMQKKLALACNLIHKPEIIMLDEPTLGVDPISRREFWRILYGLTDVTIVVTTPYMDEAERCSRIALIRGGKLLKCDTPDEIKKHYGTKSLEEAFIKAVEETA; from the coding sequence ATGCAACTAGCGATCGAGACAAAAAAGCTTACCAAAAAGTTCGGGGACAACATCGCGGTCAACGAACTCGACCTTGAGATACGCAAAGGCGAGATCTTTGGCCTGGTGGGCCCCGACGGGGCCGGCAAAAGCACCACGATGAGGCTTATCTCCACCGCCATGACCCCAACCTCCGGAAAAGCCGTGGTCCTGGGGTTTGACACCTCGGAAAAGGAAGAAGAAATAAGGGAAAGGGTCGGCTACATGCCCCAGAGGTTCGCCCTTTACGGGGAACTTACCGTTGACGAGAACATCAACTTTTTTGCCGAGATCTACGGAGTGCCAAAGGCAGAGCTGGAAACGAAGAAAAAAGAACTGCTGGAATTTACCGGTATGTCCAAGTTCGCCGCGCGCAGGGGGCGCAACCTTTCCGGCGGGATGCAGAAAAAACTCGCCCTTGCCTGCAACCTGATCCACAAGCCGGAAATTATCATGCTGGACGAGCCCACGCTTGGAGTAGACCCTATCTCCAGAAGAGAATTCTGGAGAATACTCTACGGCCTTACGGATGTGACAATAGTTGTAACTACCCCCTACATGGACGAGGCCGAAAGATGCAGCCGTATCGCGCTTATCAGGGGCGGAAAGCTGCTTAAATGCGACACCCCCGACGAGATAAAGAAGCACTACGGCACCAAGAGCCTGGAAGAAGCCTTTATCAAGGCCGTTGAGGAGACCGCATGA